Genomic DNA from Prunus persica cultivar Lovell chromosome G1, Prunus_persica_NCBIv2, whole genome shotgun sequence:
CAAGGAACGTCAACCAAATTGTAATACCATGCATAATATAATGCtcatgaaatttaattaaatcaattcccATAAAAGGCCCCCAAAAAACTCCTACCTCGATTCCAAAACTAGctcaaaatttaagaaaacacaAGCTAAACCATATATCTCCTCCAAGAATTTTATTACCTCTCTATCTCTTTCTTTAAAAGAACTATCACTTTGCATGGAGTGCATGCTATATCTAAGTTATTGTAGCATTACACTACTTCACAAGACTATCTAATATGTGTGTTTCAAAAGAACCATTAAAGAGGCGGCAATTAATGGCTTTTGATTGGTGGAATGTGAGGCTGGTGATATGCTTGACTCCAAGATTATCCAATTTTCCCTTGATGCCAACAGCTCATGCTTTAAACAAAGGTTTAGTCATCTAGTTAGACACTTGTGAAGAAACTAGGGTGGTACATGTGGGTAGGATTTGATGTAAATACCGCCTTATACGTGGCATCCCTTACAAATCCAATTATGTATCAAACAAATaagtattattataataatattattcttaattattattataaaagtaACAACTATATATACACACTATATGGCAAGATAACTACATATATACACTTATAACAAATAGAAATATATAATCAATTAAACATAATTTAACTTATAAACCTAAATAGATaacaaaacatttaatttcctaaaatatttatatacatatatttaaaatacagGACTTCACATAGTCGCGGCTGGTACATGAAACGACTCAGGACATGTACGAAATAGGTGATGTCCAGCCGAGTAATAGTTAGATAAAGCAATCGTCCCACCAATCTTCTGTATTTTTCGGGATCTTTGAGTAGTTCACCTTTGTCAGAAAGCTTGGCTTCCTCCATTGGAAAATCAATTGGTTGAGCACCCAAGAACCTATAATCCTTAAGTATTTCTAGTGCATACTTTCTTTGTGGAACATAAATGTCTTTCTTGGATTGGAAGACGTCaatacctaaaaaatatttcaaatcaCCTAAGTCATTGGTGCGGAAATGTGTGTGTAAGAAACTTTTGAGAGAATTAACTGCAACAATATCATTTTCTGTAATTAGAATATCAttaacataaattaacaaagctGTAAAAGACTTGCCATCTTTGCAGGTGAAGAGAGAATAATCGGCTTTTGACTGAATAAAACCAGCAACAAGAATGACTTTAGTAAACTTGGCAAACCATTGTCAAGAGGCCTGTTTGAGTCCATAAAGAGATTTGTAGATGCAACACACTAGATTCTTCTCCTGTCGCTGAAGACCAAGAGGAGGAGACATATAGATTTCCTCATGTAAATCACCATGGAGAAACCATTATGGACATCGAGTTGATGGATAAGCCAATACTGACTGGCAGCAACAACTAAGAGACAACGGACTGTGATCATCTTAGTAGTGGGAGAAAAAGTTTCATGATAGAACCATTATGATCATCAAGGCCCTATGTGGGAGTGAATCTTTTGGCAACGAGGCAAGCTTTAGGCTTCGACGGAACCATTAGCACGATGTTTGATCTTATACACCCACTTACAGTCAATGGGAAATTTGCCGGGGGGCAAAGCAGTAAGTGTCCAAGTGTGATTAGCAGCAAGAGCAGCAAGTTCGGAGTCCATAGTCTCGCAGCAGCGAGGATCACTGTTATCTTCTGTACAAGAAGAAGGCCTCACACTTCGACTAATGGagttaacaaaagaaagatgCTTGTGTGAGTTCCGATGGTAAGAGAGAAAATTACAGATGTGAAAACGAGTATCTAGTGGTGGATCGGTCGGTGAAGACTAGGAATGATGTGGGGGCAGAATCATCTACaagtaaacaaaatccttgaagcATGTGGAGGGTTGTTTGATACGGAAAGAGGTATGGGTGGGCTAAGATGGTTTATGTGACGGCTAGGCTGGGGCTAAGTCATCGTGGGGCAGGGCCTGCATTCTGTCGGGAGAAGGTGGGTCCATGGGAATGGGGATGTCAAGAGGCGATGCGGTGTTGGGCCTTGTGTCGGATAGAggacagagaaagaaaaagggtcGGTGTTGGGGGCCGAATTATTAGGGTTTGTGGTTTTGATGATTTAGTTTTCTGGAGGTTTTAGATTTATTGgagaatggagaagaagaagatgttgaGCTGAAACGACTTCTATATTTCAAAAAATGAGCTGCTGCAGAGCTTTCATTACAGTGAGCAATATAACCGttagaggaaagaaaagagagattcTTCTCTTAACAGATTATTTGCACATAGATCTAATCCTAGCCATTGATGCTATCATCCTATGAGATGAAGCCACTTGTCATAATCTAACAGAATAAATCCTAGGCTAGATAAGAGGCCACTTGGACTATGATCTAAGGGCTCATATTACAacctgaaaattttaaacaaaactaataaaaaaaactgaaataagCAAAACATTCAAATTAGAACCAGCTTTGGCGCCAAGACCTTCAGCTCGAAGGGTTATACttcaacactcccttctaaccCTTTGAGTGATTTCACACCAAGTAGATTTCTGAGATACACAAACCGATCCTTGAACAGTGCCTTAGTTAGAATGTTTGCAATTTGATCCTCTGACTTGCAGTAGATTAGGTCAATCTCCTTTGCTTGTATAGCTTCTCGGATGAAATGAAACTTTCGGCTAATATGTCTAGTTTTCTGGTGGAAAACTGGATTCTTAGCCATTGCAATAGCAGAGGTGTTATCACACAAGATTGGTGTACCTTCCACTTGCTCTTCTCCAAAATCTTCAAGAACAAACCTTAGCCACTTAGCCTGTGATGTTGCTTCAGCAGCACTAACGTATTCTGCCTCTGCAGTAGACAAGGCTACTGTATTTTGCTTAATGGATGCCCATGAGAACATACCAGATCCTAGTGTAAATGCATAGCCTGAGGTACTTCTTCTATCATCTTCACTTCCTGCCCAGTCACTGTCACAGTACCCTATCAAAGTAGCTGACTTCCCTTTTATGAACTCAATTCCAAAATTCAGTGTGCCCAGGATGTATCTCAATACTCTCTTGGCTGTTCCCATGTGCTTTCTAGTAGGATTATGCATAAATCTAGCAAGCAGACTTGAGGCAAACATGATGtctggtcttgtagctgtCAGATACAGCAGGCTGCCTACAATCTGTCTATATTCACTCTCATTTGCTGCCTCACTACCATCTTCCTTGCACAGCCTTTCATTTGCAACTAGTGGAGTTGTCACAGATTTACAATCCTTCAAACCAAACTTCTCTATCACCTTCAAtgcatatttcttttaatgaaGAAAGATGTATTTATCCTTTTGCACTACTCCCATGCCAAGAAAGTGGTAGAGTAGGCCAAGGTCAGTCATTTCATAATGTTGTATCATATCAATCTTGAACTTTTCAAGTAACTCTGGACAGCTTCCAGTATAGATAATCATCCACATAGAGTGAAACAATAAGGATACCTGAAGTGTCACTTGTTTTGACATAAAGTGTTGCCTCACTAGAACTTTTCTTGAATCCTGCCCTGTTGAAATACGAATCTATCTCATCATACCAGGCTCTTGGAGCCTGTTTTAGTCCATACCAAGCCTTGTTCAGCTTGTACACCCTGATTTCTTCATTGTCTTTAACAAACCCTTGTGGCTGCTCCACATAAACTTCTTCTTTTAACACTCCATTTAGAAATGCAGACTTTACATCCAATTGGTACAAATTCCATTCCTTCTGTGCAGCAAGAGCAATCAAGGTCCTAATGGTGTCCAACCTTGCTACAGGAGCAAATGTTTCATTGTAGTCTATTCCAGGTTTCTGTGAGTAGCCTTTTCCCACTAATCTGGCCTTGTTCTTCTGCACAGATCCATCTAGGTTTAGTTTCGTCTTGTAGACCCATTTGACGCCAATGATTGGTTTACCAAATGGTCTGTCCACTAGTGTCCATGTgttatttttctcaatcatTTCCAGTTCAGCCTTCATTGCATTTCTCCATGACTCATCAAGGTTTACTTCTTCAAAACTTTCAGGTTCAACAATGCAAATGTTGCACTGAGCCATGATTTCATTTACACTTCTccatttctttggtgtgtggtCAATGGCTTGTGAGCTTCCACTTATTCTCCCATTTTGCAGGATAGTGTTTTCAACCATTTGAGTTGATATGTCCAAGTCTTGACTTGGTTCATCTTGCACTGTGGTTCCTGCATCCATTTGCAGTGGTGTGTCCAAGTCTAGACTTGGTTCACAGTTCTGATTTTCAGCAGGCATAAGAACTGTTATTTCTCCCTCTTGTGCATTATCCCACTTCCATAAACCATCCTCATCAAACTGCACATCTCTAGACAGAATTATCTTCCTAGTGCTTGGATCAAATAGCATGTAGCCTTTTTCACACAGTCCATAGCCTACAAGAATACACTTATGACTGTTTTCCTCAAGCTTGTGCCTTAATGCTGAAGGAATTAGCACATGACAAGGTGATCCAAAAATCTTTAAGTGTGCAATTCCTCATTTTCTCCCAGTGTAGGCTTCAAAAGGTGTTACTTTGTTTAGAGACTTAGTAGGACATCTATTTAATAGATAAACTGCAGTATTTACAACCTCTGCCCAAAATTCATAGGGGATACTCTTTTCATGCAGCATGGACTTTGCCATTTCAACTACTGTTCTATTCTTCCTCTCGGCTACTCCATTTTGCTTAGGGGAGTATGCCATTGTTAACTGCCTTTGAATGCCAACCTCTGCACAGAAACTGTTAAATTCACTTGACAGAAACTCCCCACCCATGTCACTTCTCAAGCCTTTTATCTTATATCCACTTTGCAGCTCAGTCatggctttgaattttctaaaacacTCAAATGCACTTGACTTGTTTCTAATAAAGTACACCCATGACATTCTAGTGCAGTCATCAGTGAATAGCAGGAAGTATTTATTTCCAGAGATTGAGTCTGTTTTCATTGGTCCACAGATATCTGTGTGAACCAATTCCAAAGGGTATGTTGCTCTCCAAGTAGACTCCAAGGGGAAGGAATCTCTGTGTTGCTTTCCTAGCATGCAGCCTTCACAAACCACTGAGACTTACTCCAAATGAGGTAGGCCATGAACCATGCCCTGATTCTCAAGCAGTTTTATGCTTCTCTCATTTAAGTGTCCTAACCTCTTGTGCCATGTCTACAGGCAGTGAGAAACACTTGCTCTTAAAGCCAACTCACTTGCAGGCATCATTGTAAGTGGAAAACATCTGTTATTGGTCATTTGAACCCTCACAATCAGATTTCGTAGTGACTGATCATCATAAACATTCACCATATTCCCTCCAAACACAAGATAATAACCATGCTCCATCATTTGCCCAACACTGAGTAGATTTTCTTCCAGACCAGGTACAAGCATTACTCCTTGAATGTGCTTCTTCCCCAGCTTGATTTTTATCACAAGAGTTCCTTTTCCTGCCACTGGAACTACCTCTCCAGTCCCCATCTTGACTTTAGAAGTCAAATTCCTTTGAATATTCACTAAGAGTCCCTCATCTCCTGTCATGTGGTTACTACAACCACTATCAATATACCATGAGTGATTCTTTTTCACACCTGTTGCAGCATTGCACATATAGAACAAAGTACCTGTTTCCTCCACCTAATTTGCATAGTTCACCTtatttgcatttttatttCCATTGCACTCTCAGATCATATGCCCAAATTTTCCACATCCATGGCATTTAGGTTTGCCTTCAAACCAGCACTTGCCATAATGCAGCTTATCACAATGTTTACAGGCTATTTTGTTACCATCACTTGACTTCCAGTTTTTCTGAGATTTTTGGTCTCCAGAAAAACTGCCACTCTTAGGATTCTTCTCCTCAATATTCAGGCTAGCAAAGGCCCTTTCTGTAGAATTTTCAGTATGGCGATCCAATCTGAGCTCAAAGCTCTTCAAGGAGGCAACCACCTCTTGCACTTCCAGAGTTTCTAGATCCTTGGAATGCTCAATCACAGAACAAATAGGATCATAGGATTTCGGCAGACTAAACAACAGTTTCTGCACAACCCTCTCTCTGGATAATTCCTCTCCATAACTTTTCATTTGATTCATCATATCAAACAGCCTAATAAGATATACAGATAGAGACTCACTATCTTTCATGCGAGCATATTCAAATTCTCTACGCAAACCTTGCAATTTAACATTTCTTACTTGTTTGTCACCTCTGAACTCCAGCTTCAGAATATCCCAAGCACCCTTTGAGGTCTCCTCATTCACGATTCTGGGAAAGAGCTTATCTGAGACAGCACTTTGAATCAATCCAAGTGCTCGAGCATCTCTCATTAGAGTTTGAGCCGTTGGAGACTTTTCAGAAATGGAAGCATcctctttctccttcttcaaGTCTGACTCAGTGAGCCCATTTTCGACTAGATCCCACAATCCATGGGATTTCAGAATGGTTTTCATCCTAATACTCTAGAATTCATAATTTTCTCCATTGAAAATCGGTGTGCGAAGCTCAACTGTTCCTGATCCTGCCATATTAGGCACTGGATTCAGATGATTACAGCTTCAAACTTCAAGAGTAGCTCAAAAAATAGCTTGAATCAAGTCTAATACTCTTTTCACAGATTCACTCCCAGTTTTTAAGCAATccaacctggctctgaggccataTTAGGGTTTGTGGTTTTGATGATTTAGTTTTCTGGAGGTTTTAGATTTATTGgagaatggagaagaagaagatgttgaGCTGAAACGACTTCTATATTTCAAAAAATGAGCTGCTGCAGAGCTTTCATTATAGTGAGCAATATAACCgttagaggagagagaagagagattctTCTCTTAACATATTATTTGCACATAGATCTAATCCTAGCCATTGATGCTATCATCCTATGAGATGAAGCCACTTGTCATAATCTAACAGAATAAATCTTAGGCTAGATAAGAGGCCACTTGGACTATGATCTAAGGGCTCATATTACAACCTGAAGATTTTAaacaaaactaataaaaaaaactgaaataagCAAAACATTCAAATTAGAACCAGCTTTGGCGCCAAGACCTTCAGCTCGAAGGGTTATACTTCAACACGAATGGAATAGGTCGGGGAAGTTTGGGCCGGTAGAGGGCAATAAAGGGAATAAGTCCGGTGTTACGTGTAGGTGCTGGTGTGTCATGAGTGAAAAAAGGGAATTTGTCTTCATGGAAGAGAACGTCGCGACTAGTGAAGATTTTATGGGTTTCAAGGTCGTAGAGTGTGTAAGCTTTTTGTCTAAGTGGGTAGTCGATAAAGACTGATTTGTAGGCCCGATGAGCAAATTAAGAGCTTGGGTGAACTGAAGTGGCATAGGCAAGGCAACCAAAAACTTTCATATGGTGGTAAGATGGTGCTTTGTTGTagagaaaatcaaaatgggtttctttttgtttttttgtttttgtttttgtttttttttttttgtgaagaagAGGTGTGGGGAGGCAATTGATGATGTAAGGTGGGTACCCATGAAGTTGATAGCAGGTATCTCGAGTATGATTATCATAGTTGCAATAGGTGCAGTGAAGTGGATGCCGATCTCCTTATGGATATGGGTGAGAGTCGTTAAGAACGGCCATGGCTGCAGTATGCGAATCTAGAAGACGGGTGGAGCCAAGTTCTCGCTGTTTCTCTTCCTATGAGATGAAGGAATATGCTTGTAGAGCCTTCGGGAGAGGTTGTATCAACAAAATCTGGCCATGGATTGCACTGTAGGATTCGGTTAATCCCATAAGAAATAGCATAAGCTTATTAGTTTCGTTATGTGAGCCACATGTGCAAGACGCGGCCTCACTGAAATATGCTAACTCGTCCCAAAAGCCCTTTAATTTGGTGTAGTATGTAGCAATCGAAAGTTGCCCTTGGGTGAGAGAGGCGATCTCGAGATTGATTTGAAATAGACGAGGGACATTGTTTTGAGCTCGCGAAGGTCCTCCCAAATTTCGTGAGCGGTGGATAAGTAGATGACTCTATCAGCCACATCGGGTTCCAGGGAAGTCAAAAGCCACGACACCATCATGTCATTACACTGCTGCCATGCTGCAGAATCAAGAGGCTTCTTATCTGCCTTTGGTTTCTTGATGGATCCATCTATGAATCCAATTAATTTTTGGCACTGAAAAAGATGCCTATTGATCGAGACCAAATGTT
This window encodes:
- the LOC109947213 gene encoding uncharacterized protein LOC109947213, producing MKTILKSHGLWDLVENGLTESDLKKEKEDASISEKSPTAQTLMRDARALGLIQSAVSDKLFPRIVNEETSKGAWDILKLEFRGDKQVRNVKLQGLRREFEYARMKDSESLSVYLIRLFDMMNQMKSYGEELSRERVVQKLLFSLPKSYDPICSVIEHSKDLETLEVQEVVASLKSFELRLDRHTENSTERAFASLNIEEKNPKSGSFSGDQKSQKNWKSSDGVKKNHSWYIDSGCSNHMTGDEGLLVNIQRNLTSKVKMGTGEVVPVAGKGTLVIKIKLGKKHIQGVMLVPGLEENLLSVGQMMEHGYYLVFGGNMVNVYDDQSLRNLIVRVQMTNNRCFPLTMMPASELALRASVSHCL